A part of Helicoverpa zea isolate HzStark_Cry1AcR chromosome 17, ilHelZeax1.1, whole genome shotgun sequence genomic DNA contains:
- the LOC124638012 gene encoding uncharacterized protein LOC124638012: MENIVKRERSTNFNKSEIRLLTELVAKHRTIIENKQTDAVTNKEKEAAWIKISSLFNAATGFTARSTKSLKLKYEGIKKETKKTLAKHRQELYKTGGGPSSAPEVTDIQERVIAICSNINGLDARNDSDKIPEPLELEETAKVDPLSLPLQSLENNLVIVPCDDDIPCTLDQEEFCPQQDLKEKVNSEIGNDKAFDDFQSIEIQDMEVDQTEKENKWSSWKPKALKTKISPYLKSNQKITKVGVTAKLDHLTESRLELVKLQKEIAIKEHEFVKQAHLLKMQNLHNDERRKQEMHEVLLSKLRTGVNYGTSPLEIINKDL; the protein is encoded by the exons ATGGAAAATATCGTAAAACGTGAACGTTCCACGAATTTTAACAAAAGCGAAATAAGATTATTGACTGAATTGGTGGCAAAACACCGTactataattgaaaataagCAGACAGACGCCGTAACCAATAAAGAAAAGGAAGCAGCGTGGATAAAAATCAGTTCATTATTTAATGCGGCTACGGGATTTACAGCGAGGAGTACCAAGAGCCTGAAGCTTAAATATGAAGGCATAAAAAAggaaaccaaaaaaacattGGCCAAACATCGGCAAGAGCTGTACAAAACTGGTGGCGGGCCCTCTTCAGCCCCAGAGGTTACAGATATACAGGAGAGGGTTATCGCGATATGTTCGAATATCAATGGGCTGGATGCTCGAAATGACAGCGACAAAATTCCAG aacctTTAGAACTGGAAGAGACTGCTAAAGTTGACCCGCTATCGTTGCCACTGCAatcattagaaaataatttagtaattgtACCATGTGATGACGATATTCCGTGTACTTTAG atcaAGAAGAGTTTTGCCCGCAACAGGATTTAAAGGAGAAAGTTAACAGTGAAATTGGaaatg acaaGGCCTTTGATGACTTTCAATCTATAGAGATACAGGATATGGAAGTGGATCAAACTGAAAAAG aGAATAAGTGGTCTTCATGGAAGCCAAAGGCTTTAAAAACTAAGATTAGTCCATACTTGAAAAGTAATCAAAAAATTACTAAAGTTGGAGTGACTGCAAAACTGGACCATTTAACTGAATCTCGCTTAGAGCTAGTGAAGCTCCAGAAGGAAATTGCCATAAAAGAGCATGAGTTTGTCAAACAGGCACACTTATTAAAAATGCAGAACCTGCATAATGATGAAAGAAGGAAGCAGGAAATGCATGAAGTACTATTAAGTAAGCTCCGTACTGGTGTAAATTATGGAACAAGtcctttagaaataataaataaagatttataa
- the LOC124638011 gene encoding putative nuclease HARBI1: protein MDIFDSIDDETIEEDDIVLNYLESERRERVIRERPDNMSLWDDKKFHRRFRLEKSTVQFLLTLIESKIANVTNRNNSVPALQQLLLTLRFYACGSFYITIGDFAGIHNSTASKIIRKVTEAIASLRQEFVTLPANREEILLVQEGFFNIARFPRVIAALDCTHIKIISPGGNTAEDYRNRKGFFSLNVQAMCTSDLKFEDIVTRWPGSTHDSLIFSNSAAKFQFDTNRFQNGLVLGDSGYFLNHYLLTPLSDPRTEAERLYNESHIRTRNVIERCFGVWKRRFPVLSIGMRCRIPLAQDIIVATAILHNLARIRNESEPPVDPEVHIPQQPQFETLIADQPGHQHNSTRDSMLEYFESLIN, encoded by the exons atggataTTTTTGATTCTATCGACGACGAAACAATCGAGGAAGATGATATAGTGCTAAATTATTTAGAGTCAGAGAGAAGAGAAAGAGTTATTAGAGAGAGACCTGATAATATGTCTCTATGGGATGATAAGAAATTTCATAGGAGATTTCGTCTCGAAAAAAGTACTGTGCAATTTTTATTAACCCTCATTGAAAGTAAAATCGCCAACGTAACAAACAG aaacaaTTCTGTTCCAGCTTTACAACAATTACTTCTGACTTTGCGGTTCTATGCGTGTGGTAGTTTCTACATTACGATAGGTGATTTTGCTGGAATACACAACTCAACTGCGagcaaaattataagaaaagttACTGAAGCAATTGCCTCTCTTCGCCAGGAATTTGTTACATTGCCAGCTAACAGAgaagaaatattattagtacaggaaggattttttaatattgcccGATTTCCGAGGGTTATAGCGGCATTGGATTGTACTCACATCAAGATAATTTCACCAGGTGGCAATACTGCAGAAGACTACAGAAATCGAAAAGGTTTCTTCTCATTGAATGTGCAAGCTATGTGTACTAGCGACTTAAAATTTGAAGATATAGTAACACGATGGCCAGGTTCAACACATGACAGTTTGATATTCTCAAACTCTGCAGCAAAGTTTCAGTTTGATACTAATAGATTTCAGAATGGACTGGTCCTAGGTGACAGTGGTTATTTCttaaatcattatttactaACTCCGTTAAGTGATCCTCGAACAGAAGCCGAAAGACTATATAATGAGTCTCATATTCGTACTCGAAATGTAATTGAGAGATGTTTCGGGGTTTGGAAAAGGAGATTTCCTGTGTTAAGTATAGGAATGCGGTGCCGAATCCCTCTCGCTCAAGACATTATTGTAGCAACAGCAATTTTACATAATCTTGCAAGAATTAGAAATGAAAGCGAACCACCTGTGGATCCTGAAGTCCACATACCACAACAACCACAATTTGAAACTCTCATTGCTGACCAGCCAGGACACCAACACAATAGTACAAGGGactctatgttagaatattttgaaagtctaATCAACTAG
- the LOC124638010 gene encoding uncharacterized PE-PGRS family protein PE_PGRS3-like — protein sequence MNIYVAISCLLALTASVAADGLLGGGLVYAPGHASVDYYAYPRYAFEYAVRDPHTGDNKAQWEKRDGDVVKGAYSLVEPDGSLRIVEYWADDKSGFNAVVKRLGPNLHPVSAPASIYKAPIPVLGHGSAIAPISVGPIAKLGGLAGAPLISGPIIGGAVSSANLIKAAPIAVAPIAPIAPIIKTPIAPIAPIGYGSLGAIAKPIAPIAPLLPSYGGLPGPIYKAGPVYSAPLPGPIIKSGPILTEGLGGYSGLPLLKAPINLAGIGGYAGLKGDGLLGYGGYGGLKGDGLGYGSIAGLKGDGLLGYGGLGGLKGDALIGLGGYGGLKGDALAGYAGLGNLGGGYIKAPIGVSGTLGDLGHGILNTWGAGGSIGSLYGKH from the exons ATGAATATTTACGTAGCG ATATCGTGCCTCCTCGCCTTGACGGCGTCTGTCGCGGCTGACGGACTATTGGGAGGAGGACTAGTATACGCACCGGGTCATGCCTCAGTAGATTATTAT GCCTATCCCAGATATGCCTTCGAGTATGCAGTGAGAGACCCTCACACGGGAGACAACAAGGCACAATGGGAGAAACGAGACGGAGACGTAGTTAAAG GAGCTTACTCACTGGTGGAGCCAGACGGCAGTTTACGTATAGTAGAATATTGGGCAGACGATAAATCAGGTTTCAATGCTGTCGTGAAGCGCCTTGGACCGAACCTGCACCCCGTGTCAGCGCCAGCGTCCATCTACAAAGCGCCCATTCCAGTATTAGGACATGGTTCAGCCATTGCCCCAATTTCCGTTGGACCTATAGCCAAACTGGGAGGATTAGCTGGCGCGCCTCTCATATCAGGCCCAATTATTGGGGGAGCTGTATCTTCTGCTAATCTTATAAAAGCGGCTCCCATAGCAGTGGCGCCCATCGCCCCGATAGCACCAATAATCAAAACACCGATTGCGCCAATTGCACCCATTGGATATGGATCATTAGGAGCGATTGCAAAACCCATTGCACCCATAGCTCCATTATTGCCCTCATACGGAGGACTTCCCGGCCCCATTTACAAGGCTGGCCCAGTATACTCTGCTCCTCTGCCGGGTCCCATAATCAAATCTGGACCAATACTAACAGAAGGTTTGGGAGGTTACTCAGGTCTGCCTCTGTTGAAAGCGCCTATTAATTTGGCCGGCATCGGAGGATACGCAGGATTGAAGGGCGATGGTCTTTTAGGTTATGGCGGTTATGGAGGCCTGAAGGGTGACGGTCTAGGATATGGAAGCATTGCGGGCCTGAAAGGTGATGGCTTACTAGGATATGGAGGCTTAGGAGGACTGAAAGGCGATGCTCTGATCGGATTAGGCGGATACGGAGGCCTGAAAGGCGATGCTCTGGCAGGGTACGCCGGCCTCGGGAACTTGGGCGGTGGATACATCAAAGCACCTATTGGAGTCAGTGGAACATTAGGTGACCTTGGCCACGGTATTCTTAATACGTGGGGCGCTGGCGGCTCAATAGGATCTCTTTATGGCAAACACTGA
- the LOC124638013 gene encoding cuticle protein 19.8-like, which produces MHITVTCLLALVAAASSIPPATLSYVPISTIEKIPNPNYGFNYAINDPSTGDNKAQWETRNGDVVRGAYSLVEPDGNVRVVEYTADSLTGFNAIVKRTGPNVHSVSLATPIVAKPIVETIAPITPVITKSVAWPAGPIGHGPIGPIGPIGHGSIGPIGHGSIGPLVPIAPIVEAAPVAEITPVAEVHHQPIITPIIDTPPVIAPMPTLDILPIYPLPPAGPWVHLSGTSYGHKGNIVRRWAAGPISLDGKTLTIRTKHH; this is translated from the exons ATGCATATTACG GTGACCTGCCTGCTGGCTCTGGTAGCAGCCGCTTCGTCAATTCCGCCCGCGACGCTGTCATATGTTCCCATATCCACCATCGAAAAAATC CCGAACCCGAACTACGGATTCAACTATGCGATAAACGACCCGTCGACGGGCGACAACAAGGCACAGTGGGAGACGCGAAACGGTGACGTCGTACGAGGAGCATACTCCCTGGTGGAACCCGACGGCAATGTACGAGTAGTAGAGTACACTGCCGACTCTCTGACAGGATTCAACGCCATCGTCAAACGAACTGGACCCAACGTACACTCTGTGTCGTTAGCAACACCCATAGTGGCTAAACCAATCGTTGAGACCATTGCCCCGATTACTCCTGTCATTACCAAGTCTGTGGCGTGGCCAGCTGGGCCCATTGGACACGGACCTATTGGACCCATCGGCCCCATTGGGCACGGATCTATCGGCCCCATTGGGCACGGATCTATCGGCCCCCTAGTGCCAATCGCGCCTATCGTTGAAGCAGCCCCCGTTGCTGAAATCACGCCTGTTGCCGAGGTTCACCACCAGCCCATCATAACCCCGATCATCGACACTCCGCCAGTGATCGCTCCCATGCCTACGCTGGACATCCTGCCGATCTACCCGCTGCCGCCGGCCGGCCCGTGGGTGCACCTGTCCGGCACGTCGTACGGCCACAAGGGCAACATCGTCCGCCGCTGGGCGGCCGGACCTATCTCACTAGATGGCAAGACGCTCACCATCAGAACCAAGCACCATTAA